One window from the genome of Corvus moneduloides isolate bCorMon1 chromosome 9, bCorMon1.pri, whole genome shotgun sequence encodes:
- the RPS8 gene encoding 40S ribosomal protein S8, giving the protein MGISRDNWHKRRKTGGKRKPYHKKRKYELGRPPANTKIGPRRIHTVRVRGGNKKYRALRLDVGNFSWGSECCTRKTRIIDVVYNASNNELVRTKTLVKNCIVLIDSTPYRQWYEAHYALPLGRKKGAKLTPEEEEILNKKRSKKIQKKYDERKKNAKIASILEEQFQQGKLLACIASRPGQCGRADGYVLEGKELEFYLRKIKARKGK; this is encoded by the exons ATGG GTATCTCCAGGGACAACTGGCATAAGCGTCGCAAGACTGGGGGCAAGAGGAAGCCCTACCATAAGAAGAGGAAGTATGAGTTAGGGCGACCTCCCGCCAACACTAAG ATTGGCCCACGCCGGATTCATACCGTGAGGGTTCGTGGGGGAAATAAGAAGTACCGAGCCCTTCGGTTGGATGTCGGCAACTTCTCCTGGGGGTCAGAAT GCTGCACTCGCAAGACCAGAATTATTGATGTTGTGTACAACGCTTCCAACAACGAGCTGGTGCGGACAAAGACCCTGGTGAAGAACTGCATCGTGCTCATTGACAGCACCCCGTACCGGCAGTGGTACGAGGCCCACTATGCCCTGCCCCTCGGACGCAAGAAGGGCGCCAAACTG ACTCCTGAAGAGGAGGAAATACTGAACAAGAAACGTTCAAAGAAGATCCAGAAAAAATACGATGAGCGAAAGAAGAATGCCAAGATAGCAAGTATTCTTGAGGAGCAGTTCCAGCAAGGAAAGCTACTTG CCTGCATTGCCTCCAGACCTGGACAGTGTGGCCGAGCTGATGGCTACGTGTTGGAAGGCAAGGAATTAGAGTTCTACTTGAGGAAGATCAAGGCcagaaaaggcaaatga
- the LOC116447841 gene encoding uncharacterized protein LOC116447841 isoform X1, with the protein MGRAAAGAGLGTVSLWGSLLLAAGLALDPAPPICNCSEPMDYQAFREAPLPESCCLNFTSSNITHLDWGALVGVQGLRELYLSHCSITAISNAQGVPPALEVLHLSHNLLESLPGSFLEDAPNLRVLYLDSNQLQELPKSFLKASSQVQEVYLGFNALTFLPASLLKPSLLQLQLSNNSWDCSCALLTNLEGWSSQAAEVICHTPEHYHGVGLQSIPRDELCHSHSLTALFICLPPLLILTTITWCFCRRKKKTNYSLQSRSQSHRAMAERSSVPVSAEPHHYIPYELPAAPSRTEKKVLLGKQVVLQPFVDPLESSRDLYEEVEIQVGSPSSSQVPSHEGQLGTPAPRAEELGSEPEVDTVSVSEVLKDSADREKIYMSQSTSYYNLVPGIELEDSDNLEYETIDLH; encoded by the exons ATGGGGCGAGCGGCGGCAG GCGCTGGGCTGGGCACCGTGTCCCTCTGGGGTAGCCTCCTGCTCGCTGCCGGCCTTGCCCTCGACCCAGCACCGCCAATCTGCAACTGCTCAGAGCCCATGGACTACCAGGCTTTCCGGGAGGCTCCgctccctgagagctgctgcctcaACTTCACCAGCTCCAACATCACCCACCTGGACTGGGGTGCACTGGTGGGGGTGCAGGGGCTGCGGGAGCTCTACCTCTCGCACTGCAGCATCACGGCCATCAGCAATGCACAGGGAGTCCCTCCTGCCTTGGAAGTCTTACATTTAAGTCACAACCTGCTGGAAAGTCTCCCTGGAAGCTTTCTGGAAGATGCCCCTAATTTGAGGGTTCTTTATCTGGACAGCAACCAGCTCCAGGAGCTACCCAAGTCCTTCCTGAAAGCATCTTCCCAGGTCCAGGAGGTCTACCTGGGCTTCAATGCCCTCACCTTCCTTCCTGCCAGCCTCCTGAAGccatctctgctccagcttcaGCTCTCCAACAACAGCTGGGACTGCAGCTGCGCTTTGCTCACCAACCTGGAGGGTTGGtccagccaggctgctgaggTTATCTGCCACACACCAGAGCACTACCACGGTGTGGGTCTCCAGAGCATCCCCCGGGATGAGCTGTGTCACTCACACAGTCTCACCGCTCTCTTCATCTGCCTGCCCcctctcctcatcctcaccACCATCACTTGGTGCTTCTGCCGGcggaagaaaaagacaaactaCAGCCTGCAGAGCAGGTCCCAGAGCCACCGGGCCatggcagagaggagcagcGTTCCAGTGTCTGCAGAGCCTCACCACTACATCCCCTATGAGCTGCCTGCCGCTCCCTCCAGGACTGAGAAGAAAGTGCTCCTGGGGAAACAGgttgtgctccagcccttcgTGGATCCACTGGAGAGTAGCAGAGACCTCTATGAGGAGGTGGAGATACAGGTGGGATCCCCCAGCAGTTCCCAGGTGCCATCCCATGAAGGGCAGCTGGGCACCCCAGCACCaagggcagaggagctgggcagtgAGCCAGAGGTGGACACTGTCAGCGTGAGTGAAGTCCTGAAGGACTCTGCTGACCGGGAGAAGATCTACATGAGTCAGTCAACCAGCTATTACAACCTGGTGCCTGGCATCGAGCTGGAGGACTCAGACAACCTGGAGTATGAGACCATTGACCTGCACTGA
- the LOC116447841 gene encoding leucine-rich repeat-containing protein 3B-like isoform X2, translated as MDYQAFREAPLPESCCLNFTSSNITHLDWGALVGVQGLRELYLSHCSITAISNAQGVPPALEVLHLSHNLLESLPGSFLEDAPNLRVLYLDSNQLQELPKSFLKASSQVQEVYLGFNALTFLPASLLKPSLLQLQLSNNSWDCSCALLTNLEGWSSQAAEVICHTPEHYHGVGLQSIPRDELCHSHSLTALFICLPPLLILTTITWCFCRRKKKTNYSLQSRSQSHRAMAERSSVPVSAEPHHYIPYELPAAPSRTEKKVLLGKQVVLQPFVDPLESSRDLYEEVEIQVGSPSSSQVPSHEGQLGTPAPRAEELGSEPEVDTVSVSEVLKDSADREKIYMSQSTSYYNLVPGIELEDSDNLEYETIDLH; from the coding sequence ATGGACTACCAGGCTTTCCGGGAGGCTCCgctccctgagagctgctgcctcaACTTCACCAGCTCCAACATCACCCACCTGGACTGGGGTGCACTGGTGGGGGTGCAGGGGCTGCGGGAGCTCTACCTCTCGCACTGCAGCATCACGGCCATCAGCAATGCACAGGGAGTCCCTCCTGCCTTGGAAGTCTTACATTTAAGTCACAACCTGCTGGAAAGTCTCCCTGGAAGCTTTCTGGAAGATGCCCCTAATTTGAGGGTTCTTTATCTGGACAGCAACCAGCTCCAGGAGCTACCCAAGTCCTTCCTGAAAGCATCTTCCCAGGTCCAGGAGGTCTACCTGGGCTTCAATGCCCTCACCTTCCTTCCTGCCAGCCTCCTGAAGccatctctgctccagcttcaGCTCTCCAACAACAGCTGGGACTGCAGCTGCGCTTTGCTCACCAACCTGGAGGGTTGGtccagccaggctgctgaggTTATCTGCCACACACCAGAGCACTACCACGGTGTGGGTCTCCAGAGCATCCCCCGGGATGAGCTGTGTCACTCACACAGTCTCACCGCTCTCTTCATCTGCCTGCCCcctctcctcatcctcaccACCATCACTTGGTGCTTCTGCCGGcggaagaaaaagacaaactaCAGCCTGCAGAGCAGGTCCCAGAGCCACCGGGCCatggcagagaggagcagcGTTCCAGTGTCTGCAGAGCCTCACCACTACATCCCCTATGAGCTGCCTGCCGCTCCCTCCAGGACTGAGAAGAAAGTGCTCCTGGGGAAACAGgttgtgctccagcccttcgTGGATCCACTGGAGAGTAGCAGAGACCTCTATGAGGAGGTGGAGATACAGGTGGGATCCCCCAGCAGTTCCCAGGTGCCATCCCATGAAGGGCAGCTGGGCACCCCAGCACCaagggcagaggagctgggcagtgAGCCAGAGGTGGACACTGTCAGCGTGAGTGAAGTCCTGAAGGACTCTGCTGACCGGGAGAAGATCTACATGAGTCAGTCAACCAGCTATTACAACCTGGTGCCTGGCATCGAGCTGGAGGACTCAGACAACCTGGAGTATGAGACCATTGACCTGCACTGA